A single Acidimicrobiia bacterium DNA region contains:
- a CDS encoding cellulase family glycosylhydrolase — MNKRVVRARLSAVAVSLLVLVVGAACAATTAPAAAPRPGVPAAKVGFSADGWFEWQSAAQIRADLAAIKRTGARWVRLQFDWSKLESYGPGLKAPGQATWWAHTDTLVDAARAQGLQILGIIDYTPNWAAAPGCNFADHSGMFCAPRSAAEYGAFAARVAAHYAPKGVHDWEIWNEPNNPSFFQPVNAASYVALLKAAYPAIHAADPHAFVVSGGLSPHGDLGQTPDDPLSPVNFVKAMYAAGAKGSFDALGHHPYPPSPYAPTTPGSAGWNALLQTATLHGIMVANGDGAKQIWGTEFGVPTGSSSMSVSDSVQGQSIVDEYLQWNTWPYTGPLFVFELRDGANDASDWSSNLGLTRVNGTAKPALSALTALVVP; from the coding sequence GTGAACAAGCGGGTTGTGCGGGCGCGCCTGTCGGCGGTCGCGGTGTCGCTCCTCGTGCTCGTCGTCGGTGCGGCCTGCGCGGCGACCACTGCGCCGGCGGCGGCGCCCCGTCCGGGCGTCCCGGCTGCGAAGGTCGGCTTCTCGGCGGACGGCTGGTTCGAGTGGCAGAGCGCGGCGCAGATCAGGGCCGACCTCGCCGCGATCAAGCGCACGGGCGCGCGCTGGGTGCGCCTGCAGTTCGACTGGTCGAAGCTCGAGTCGTACGGCCCGGGCCTCAAGGCGCCCGGCCAGGCCACGTGGTGGGCGCACACCGACACGCTCGTCGACGCCGCGCGCGCCCAGGGCCTGCAGATCCTCGGCATCATCGACTACACGCCGAACTGGGCCGCGGCGCCCGGCTGCAACTTCGCCGATCACTCCGGCATGTTCTGCGCGCCGCGGAGCGCGGCCGAATACGGCGCGTTCGCCGCGCGCGTCGCGGCGCACTACGCACCGAAGGGCGTGCACGACTGGGAGATCTGGAACGAGCCCAACAACCCGTCCTTCTTCCAGCCCGTCAACGCCGCGAGCTACGTCGCGCTCCTGAAGGCGGCGTACCCCGCGATCCACGCGGCAGACCCGCACGCGTTCGTCGTGAGCGGTGGTCTGTCCCCGCACGGTGACCTCGGCCAGACGCCCGACGACCCGCTCAGCCCGGTCAACTTCGTGAAGGCGATGTACGCGGCGGGCGCCAAGGGCTCCTTCGACGCGCTCGGCCACCACCCGTACCCGCCCAGCCCCTACGCGCCGACGACGCCCGGCTCGGCCGGGTGGAACGCGCTGCTCCAGACCGCCACGCTCCACGGGATCATGGTCGCCAACGGCGACGGCGCGAAGCAGATCTGGGGCACCGAGTTCGGCGTGCCGACCGGGTCCTCGTCGATGTCGGTCAGCGACAGCGTCCAGGGCCAGTCGATCGTGGACGAGTACCTGCAGTGGAACACGTGGCCCTACACCGGGCCGCTGTTCGTGTTCGAGCTCCGTGACGGCGCGAACGACGCGTCGGACTGGAGCTCCAACCTCGGTCTGACGCGCGTCAACGGCACCGCGAAGCCCGCGCTGTCCGCGCTCACTGCTCTCGTCGTCCCGTAG
- a CDS encoding CaiB/BaiF CoA-transferase family protein yields the protein MRIIELAGIGPGPFAAMVLSDLGADVLRVDRAQAVTGDFARENKEVLNRGRRSVGIDLKNPDGVETLLRLVEQADALIEGFRPGVTERLGIGPDACLARNPKLVYGRMTGWGQDGPYAQAAGHDIDYIALAGVLAHLGREGGKPTPPINLIGDFGGGGMLLALGVVCAVLEARTSGQGQVVDAAMVDGSALLMTMIWGVRAMGAWDERLGVNVLDTGAPFYETYETADGRFVAVGALEPQFYAELLARTGVDTEGLSAQMDRNGWPLLRERLTALFKTKTRDEWCELLEGTDACFAPVLTMSEAAEHPHVRARDTIVEDCGVQQPAPAPRFSRTPSAIQGPPAWPGQHTDEALRDWGLSAKDVAKLRETGAIK from the coding sequence GTGAGGATCATCGAGCTCGCGGGGATCGGCCCGGGTCCGTTCGCGGCGATGGTCCTGTCGGACCTGGGCGCCGACGTGCTGCGCGTCGACCGCGCGCAGGCGGTCACCGGTGACTTCGCGCGTGAGAACAAGGAGGTCCTGAACCGCGGGCGGCGGTCCGTCGGCATCGACCTCAAGAACCCCGACGGCGTCGAGACGCTCCTGCGGCTCGTCGAGCAGGCGGATGCGCTGATCGAGGGCTTCCGCCCGGGTGTGACCGAGCGGCTCGGCATCGGCCCGGACGCCTGCCTCGCCCGCAACCCGAAGCTCGTGTACGGGCGGATGACGGGCTGGGGGCAGGACGGGCCGTACGCGCAGGCGGCCGGCCACGACATCGACTACATCGCGCTCGCGGGCGTGCTCGCGCACCTCGGTCGCGAAGGCGGGAAGCCCACCCCGCCGATCAACCTCATCGGGGACTTCGGCGGCGGCGGGATGCTGCTCGCGCTGGGCGTCGTGTGCGCGGTCTTGGAAGCACGCACGTCGGGGCAGGGGCAGGTCGTCGACGCCGCGATGGTCGACGGCTCCGCGCTGCTGATGACGATGATCTGGGGCGTGCGGGCGATGGGCGCGTGGGACGAGCGTCTCGGCGTCAACGTGCTCGACACCGGTGCGCCGTTCTACGAGACGTACGAGACGGCCGACGGCAGGTTCGTGGCCGTCGGCGCGCTCGAGCCGCAGTTCTACGCGGAGCTTCTCGCGCGCACGGGCGTCGACACGGAAGGCCTGTCCGCGCAGATGGACCGCAACGGCTGGCCGCTGCTCCGCGAGCGCCTCACCGCGCTGTTCAAGACCAAGACGCGCGACGAGTGGTGCGAGCTCCTCGAGGGAACCGACGCGTGCTTCGCGCCGGTCCTGACGATGAGCGAGGCCGCGGAACACCCACACGTGCGTGCGCGCGACACGATCGTCGAGGACTGCGGCGTGCAGCAGCCGGCACCCGCACCGCGCTTCTCCCGCACGCCGAGCGCGATCCAGGGTCCGCCCGCGTGGCCCGGTCAGCACACCGACGAGGCGCTGCGCGACTGGGGGCTGAGCGCGAAGGACGTCGCCAAGCTGCGCGAGACCGGCGCGATCAAGTAG
- a CDS encoding NADH-ubiquinone oxidoreductase-F iron-sulfur binding region domain-containing protein, with translation MNVLPDRPVLTLDDYLERGGGQGFTTAHRVGADATIDEVGKAGLRGRGGAGFPTAVKWRSVREAPGTEKFVVGNGAEGEPGTFKDRTIMRYDPYQIVEGAAIAGFVVNARAIYIVTKRSFTREVMRLHRAVSELEHAGLAGDIPIHVVEGPDEYLFGEETGALEVVEGNDPLPRHVRPFEHGLFATAPQLGWWPHDPQPGQRGVFTTNPTVVSNVESMSHANWIMSFGADEFRKVGPERCPGTMVFTICGDVAMPGVYELPMGTPLRTLVEVVAAGTESGRPVKMMLSGVANAALTVDDMDTALDFNSMAAIGSGLGSGGYVVYDDAMCAVAVARAFSRFLAVESCGQCPPCKLGSTRITETLEIIEEGKGDAVDIGVLQRTLATVTDANRCFLGQEEQRVVGSLLEKFPEDFEAHLAGTCPLRHDVMVPKIKDFDSTGHFVYDERQLYKRPDWSYADVPLYT, from the coding sequence GTGAACGTCTTGCCCGACCGTCCCGTCCTCACCCTCGACGACTACCTCGAACGCGGCGGGGGTCAGGGGTTCACGACCGCGCATCGCGTCGGCGCCGACGCGACGATCGACGAGGTCGGGAAGGCGGGCCTGCGCGGCCGAGGCGGCGCCGGGTTCCCGACCGCGGTGAAGTGGCGCTCCGTGCGCGAGGCGCCGGGCACCGAGAAGTTCGTCGTCGGCAACGGCGCCGAGGGCGAGCCCGGCACGTTCAAGGACCGGACGATCATGCGGTACGACCCGTACCAGATCGTCGAGGGCGCCGCGATCGCCGGCTTCGTCGTGAACGCCCGTGCCATCTACATCGTGACCAAGCGCAGCTTCACGCGCGAGGTGATGCGCCTGCACCGCGCCGTCAGCGAGCTCGAGCACGCCGGCCTCGCCGGCGACATCCCGATCCACGTCGTCGAGGGGCCCGACGAGTACCTGTTCGGCGAGGAGACCGGAGCGCTCGAGGTGGTGGAGGGCAACGACCCGCTCCCGCGCCACGTCCGCCCGTTCGAGCACGGTCTGTTCGCGACGGCGCCGCAGCTCGGCTGGTGGCCGCACGACCCCCAGCCGGGCCAGCGCGGCGTCTTCACGACGAACCCGACGGTCGTCAGCAACGTCGAGTCGATGTCGCACGCGAACTGGATCATGTCGTTCGGTGCCGACGAGTTCCGCAAGGTCGGGCCCGAGCGGTGCCCCGGGACGATGGTCTTCACGATCTGCGGCGACGTCGCGATGCCGGGCGTGTACGAGCTGCCGATGGGCACACCGCTGCGCACGCTCGTCGAGGTCGTCGCCGCGGGGACCGAATCGGGCCGGCCCGTCAAGATGATGCTGTCGGGCGTCGCGAACGCGGCCCTCACCGTCGACGACATGGACACCGCGCTCGACTTCAACTCCATGGCCGCGATCGGCAGCGGGCTCGGCTCCGGCGGGTACGTGGTGTACGACGACGCGATGTGCGCGGTCGCGGTCGCGCGCGCGTTCTCACGCTTCCTGGCCGTGGAGTCGTGCGGGCAGTGTCCGCCGTGCAAGCTCGGATCGACCCGCATCACCGAGACGCTCGAGATCATCGAGGAAGGGAAGGGCGACGCCGTCGACATCGGCGTGCTGCAACGGACGCTCGCGACCGTGACGGACGCGAACCGCTGCTTCCTCGGACAGGAGGAGCAGCGGGTCGTCGGGAGCCTGCTCGAGAAGTTCCCCGAGGACTTCGAGGCCCATCTCGCCGGCACCTGCCCGCTCCGCCACGACGTCATGGTCCCGAAGATCAAGGACTTCGACTCCACCGGTCATTTCGTGTACGACGAGCGCCAGCTGTACAAGCGTCCTGACTGGTCGTACGCCGACGTCCCCCTGTACACGTGA
- a CDS encoding 5-(carboxyamino)imidazole ribonucleotide synthase: MAETSLPVDAPVLAVLGGGQLGRMLAIAGIPLGVRFRFLDPSPDAPAAALGPLVVGALGDASALDETARGADVVTYEWEGVPGDAAARLAARVPVHPSVRALTVSQDRLREKQLFTSLGIGVPRFEPVDDRDSLARAVAEIGVPVVVKTRTGGYDGKGQAVVRTERDADPAWDAIGGVPLLVEQLVPFTRELSVVGVRGAGGTTRCWPLTENRHERGILRRSVAPAADVSPELQARAETFMSRLLDELDYRGVLALELFEVDGALLANEMAPRVHNSGHWTIEGARTSQFENHVRAVLGWPLGPTDARGVSTMVNCIGALPDPAAVLAVEGAHLHRYGKSLRTGRKVGHVTVVADDRDELARRVAALERVLPADNG, from the coding sequence ATGGCGGAGACGAGCCTCCCGGTCGACGCGCCCGTGCTCGCCGTGCTCGGCGGCGGGCAACTGGGGCGGATGCTCGCGATCGCGGGGATCCCGCTCGGCGTGCGGTTCCGGTTCCTCGATCCGTCGCCGGACGCGCCCGCGGCGGCACTCGGCCCGCTCGTGGTCGGCGCGCTCGGAGACGCGTCGGCGCTCGACGAGACGGCGCGCGGCGCGGACGTCGTCACCTACGAGTGGGAGGGCGTCCCGGGCGACGCGGCCGCGCGACTCGCGGCGCGCGTGCCGGTGCACCCGTCGGTTCGTGCGCTCACCGTCTCGCAGGACCGGCTGCGCGAGAAGCAGCTGTTCACGTCGCTCGGCATCGGTGTGCCGCGCTTCGAGCCGGTCGACGACCGCGACTCACTGGCACGCGCGGTCGCGGAGATCGGCGTCCCGGTCGTCGTGAAGACACGGACGGGCGGCTACGACGGGAAGGGGCAGGCGGTCGTGCGGACCGAGCGCGACGCCGACCCCGCGTGGGACGCGATCGGCGGCGTGCCCTTGCTCGTCGAGCAGCTCGTCCCGTTCACGCGCGAGCTGTCGGTCGTGGGCGTGCGCGGCGCCGGCGGCACGACGCGCTGCTGGCCGCTCACGGAGAACCGGCACGAGCGCGGGATCCTGCGCCGCTCCGTCGCACCAGCCGCGGACGTGTCACCCGAGCTGCAGGCCCGCGCCGAGACGTTCATGTCGCGGCTCCTGGACGAGCTCGACTACCGCGGTGTGCTCGCGCTCGAGCTGTTCGAGGTCGACGGCGCGCTCCTGGCGAACGAGATGGCGCCACGCGTGCACAACTCGGGTCACTGGACGATCGAGGGCGCGCGCACGAGCCAGTTCGAGAACCACGTGCGCGCGGTGCTCGGCTGGCCGCTCGGTCCCACCGACGCGCGCGGCGTCAGCACGATGGTGAACTGCATCGGCGCGCTTCCCGACCCCGCCGCCGTGCTCGCCGTCGAGGGCGCGCACCTCCACCGCTACGGCAAGTCGCTGCGGACGGGCCGCAAGGTCGGTCACGTCACGGTCGTGGCGGACGACCGCGACGAGCTCGCGCGCCGCGTCGCCGCGCTCGAGCGCGTGCTCCCCGCGGACAACGGCTGA